A stretch of [Clostridium] innocuum DNA encodes these proteins:
- a CDS encoding catalase, with product MNKLWGHFKTITAHKLAVTKLCFRCGLYKQGLLHDLSKYTPVEFCAGVKYFQGNRSPIDYEKEVKGYSLGWLHHKGRNKHHWEYWLDNAVGGIRPVKMPLHYLVEMYCDRTAASRIYMKENYHDGSAYEYFMNGYDNVIMHEETKAMLKMILEYQRDHGTDATVDFIRKEILKN from the coding sequence CACAAGCTTGCGGTCACAAAGCTGTGTTTTCGCTGTGGTTTATATAAACAGGGACTTCTGCATGATCTATCCAAATACACTCCTGTTGAATTTTGTGCAGGTGTCAAGTATTTCCAGGGAAATCGCAGTCCCATTGATTATGAAAAGGAAGTAAAAGGCTATTCCCTAGGCTGGCTGCATCATAAAGGCCGCAACAAGCATCACTGGGAATACTGGCTGGATAATGCCGTAGGCGGTATCCGTCCGGTGAAAATGCCACTTCATTATCTTGTGGAAATGTACTGCGACCGTACTGCCGCTTCCCGCATCTATATGAAGGAAAATTATCATGACGGAAGTGCGTACGAATACTTCATGAACGGCTATGACAATGTTATCATGCATGAAGAGACAAAGGCAATGCTGAAGATGATTCTGGAATATCAGCGTGATCATGGAACGGACGCTACTGTTGATTTTATACGAAAAGAGATACTGAAGAACTGA